CAACCGCGGGAACGAATAGCAGGTTGGGATCTTTTTGTTCTTGAGATGAATCGCCTTAATGAGAAAGGAGGGCGATGTATGTTTATGGGTAGCTCGGAGAATGTTTTGGCATTGATTAAACAACGGGCAGCAGTGGATTATCCGAACTTGGAAGTGGTGACTTATTCACCTCCTTATAAACCGGAATTTTCACAGGAAGATAATGCGGCTATTGTGGCGGCTATTAATGAGGCAAATCCAGATCTGTTGTGGATTGGTATGACGGCTCCCAAGCAGGAGAAATGGATTTACAGTAATTGGCAAAAATTGAATATTCATTGTCATGTGGGTACCGTAGGGGCGGTGTTTGACTTTTACGCTGGTACTACTGAACGGGCTCCATTATGGTGGCAACAACATTCGTTGGAATGGCTCTACCGATTGATAAAAGAACCTAAGCGAATGTGGCGTAGGTACTTGATTGGTAATGTGTTGTTCTTATGGAATATTTGTAAAGAGATATAGATTATACAATGATATGAAAGGTATTGTTTTAGCTGGTGGTAGCGGTACGCGTTTGTATCCTATTACCAAAGGCATTAGCAAACAGCTGATTCCTATTTTTGATAAACCGATGATTTATTATCCAATTTCGGTTTTGATGTTGGCGGGTATTCGTGAGATATTGATTATCTCTACTCCACATGACTTGCCGGGATTTAAGCGCTTGCTGGGTGATGGTAGTGACTATGGCGTGAGGTTTGAATATGCAGAACAACCGTCACCTGATGGATTGGCGCAAGCTTTTATTATTGGTGAGGATTTTATTGGCAGTGATTCGGTCTGTTTGGTATTAGGTGATAATATCTTTCATGGGAATGGCTTCAGTACCATGTTGAAAGAGGCGGTGTACATGGCAGAAAAGGAGCAAAAAGCTACTGTGTTTGGCTATTGGGTAAGTGATCCGGAACGCTATGGTGTGGCGGAGTTTGATGATGAGGGTAATTGCCTAAGCATTGAGGAAAAACCTGTACTGCCAAAATCGAACTATGCGGTAGTGGGGCTTTATTTCTATCCTAATAGGGTGGTAGATGTAGCGAAGCACATCAAACCGTCAGCTCGTGGGGAATTGGAGATTACCACTGTGAACCAGCGATTTCTGGAGGATAGTGAGTTGAAAGTACAGACACTGGGACGTGGCTTTGCTTGGTTGGATACGGGTACACACGACTCGTTGAGTGAAGCATCGACCTTTATTGAGGTGATTGAAAAACGACAAGGACTGAAAGTTGCTTGTCTGGAAGGTATAGCGTTTAGACAAGGTTGGATTGATGCCGACAAGATGTGTGAGTTGGCCCAACCGATGCTGAAGAATCAATATGGGCAGTATTTGTTGCAGGTGGTAGAGGAAGTGGAACGCACAGGAAAGAGTAATTTATGAATAAAAGAAATATTATCATTACCGGTGGAGCCGGATTTATAGGCAGCCATGTGGTACGTTTGTTTGTGAACAAGTATCCCGATTACCATATTATCAATCTGGACAAGTTGACTTATGCGGGAAATCTGGCTAACTTAAAAGATGTAGAGAATAAACCAAACTACACTTTTGTAAAAGCGGATATTTGTGACTTTGAGATGATGCTGAAGATTTTTAAACAGTATCATATAGATGGGGTTATTCATTTAGCTGCCGAAAGTCACGTGGATCGTAGTATCAGAGATCCGTTTACTTTTGCTCGTACTAATGTTCTTGGAACTCTCTCTTTATTACAAGCTGCCAGGTTAACTTGGGAGTATCTTCCGGAAGGCTATGAGGGTAAGCGTTTCTATCATATTTCAACTGATGAGGTGTATGGAGCATTGGAATTGACGCACCCGGAAGGCAAGTCTTCGGATATATCTGCACACGAAGTATATGGCGATGAGTTCTTCAAAGAGACAACAAAGTATAATCCACACTCACCCTATTCGGCTTCGAAAGCGGGTAGTGATCACTTTGTACGCGCTTTTCATGATACTTATGGTATGCCGACTATTGTGACAAACTGTTCGAACAACTATGGACCTTATCAGTTTCCCGAAAAGTTGATTCCGCTGTTTATTAACAACATTCGCCACCGCAAACCGTTACCTGTATATGGTAAGGGAGAGAATGTGCGCGACTGGCTCTATGTGGTAGATCATGCAAGGGCCATAGACGTGATTTTCCATAAAGGTAAGGTAGCGGATACGTATAACATCGGTGGCTTTAACGAGTGGAAGAACATAGACATTATCCATGTGATTATTAAGACTGTGGACCGATTACTGGGTAATCCGGAAGGACACAGCGAGGAACTGATTACTTATGTAATGGACCGCATGGGACATGACTTACGCTATGCTATTGACTCTACGAAACTGAAGAATGAATTGGGGTGGGAGCCTAGTCTACAGTTTGAAGAGGGTATTGAGAAGACGGTGCAGTGGTATCTGGATAATCAAGAGTGGATGGATAATATCACCAGTGGTGCTTACGAGAGCTATTACGAGGATATGTATAAGAATAGATAATCTGTATGGAAGTTGTTAAGACAAATATTGAAGGGGTGGTAATCATTGAACCGCGTCTTTTTAAGGATGACAGGGGATATTTCTTCGAATCGTTCTCGCAAAGGGAGTTTGACGAAAAGGTACGTCCCATTAAGTTTGTACAAGATAATGAAAGTATGTCCTCGTATGGAGTGATGAGGGGACTACATTTTCAAACTATGCCTTACAGCCAAAGTAAGTTAGTACGTTGCGTAAAGGGTGCAGTGCTGGATGTGGCTGTTGATATCCGCAAAGGTTCGCCTACCTATGGTCAGCATGTAGCGGTAGAATTGACGGAGGAGAATCATCGTCAATTCTTTATTCCTCGTGGTTTTGCTCATGGTTTTGCTGTATTGAGTGAAACGGCAGTGTTTCAATATAAATGTGATAACTTTTATGCTCCACAACATGATGGAGGTATCAGTATATTAGATGAATCACTTGGCATTTGTTGGAGAATTCCTACAGGTAAGGCTATCTTAAGCGAGAAAGATACTAAGCATCCACTATTGAAAGATTTTGAATCTCCATTTCTGTATGGAGAGGATTTATATAAATAGCATATAATAATAACGATATATGTAGGTCCCTAACTTCATGCTACACACATGAATCCCCTACATTTTGCAGGTTGGGAAAAATACAGCGGTATATTCCTGATCTGTCCCCTCATATTAGCAAAATGCTGATATGTATTCTAAATATATCAACTGTCTGTGAAGATCGTTGATATATTGTTTTTTAATAGTATGCTTATTGATTAAAAATAATTGTAGTTAGACTATATAGTCTCAGATTTACTTACTATTTTTGTAGTATCAAAAACTTATAAAATGAAAAAGAAAGAATCTAATGATATAGAGAAAGGACAATGTCCTACTCATGTCTCTGAGCCCGTATCTGAATATGGAGTTTCTGCACATCGTAGAGACACAGAAAAAGTATCGCAAATGATGACTCAGAAAATGTTAGATGAAGAATGTATTACTTTGTCGGAATCAAGGAGTCGAATTTTAAAAAAAGTTCATAATTATTTCCGCAAGCAATGAAAGTGTTTATAGATAAAAGTGTACATGCATCTATAGAAGAATTTTATGATATCGCTCTTTGGGGGTATCTTGCTTTGGATGAGCAGACTGTAATTAATAAAATGAATCGATTGTATGATGCCATGGAAGCTTTAGGTGATTATGCTAGGATATATTCTAAAGCACGTTTAAAGAAAGAATGGATTGAAAAAGAATACAGAGAATTTATTTGTGAGGATTTCCATTTTGCATACCAAATTTATACTCTACCTGATGGCGAAGAAATTGTGAGAATACACGATGCATGTCATAGCTTAATATATCACGAATAATGAACAGGGAATATTTACTCTGTTCTGTAATTATCTCAAATTCCTAAAATACGCCCGCACCTTCCGCATAATCTTGATTCCCATCACTACGCCATCAAATATGGCCATACCGGTATTGAACGAACGCATGATTGCATCCGCCTTGTTGGTTGCCGGAGCAAGTGGAGCAAATATTTCGCGTGTAGTAGCTGTCATGGCCTTTTTTTGAGCATGGATCTCATTTAAAAGCTTCTTTTTACGTTCGGCAATCTCTTCTAATGTAAATTTCTGCGGGGTCTGCGCATTCATAATTTATTTATTTGAATCAGTTAAAAATAAATTAGCGAGGAAGTTCACCATTGGAGAAATGATGAGCTGCTTGCGGAAAATAATAACCAAGGCGATGAGAACAACATTGATGCCTGCTATGATGGCGAAACTCGACATCAGACCGCCCACTAAAGGCTCCAATATATAAGCAAGAGCAAAAAGCAGATAAAACAGGGCAACCATGCCAAGGATAATAAGTACTAATATCATAATTAACGTGGAAAAAAGTATGGTTAACTTTTCCGTCAATTCTAATTTGGTATATTCTTTTTGAAGCTCCAGATATTTCTTAAACTCAAAAAATAACTGCTGAAAATTCTCAATACTTTTATCGTCTGCAAACATAGTCGCTCTGTTTTTAGTCTTTGGTTACTTACTTATTCTGCTATTTCTCCTTTCATCTCCGCAGCAATCTCATCAACGAGAGTTTCCATTTCGCTACGGTTTAGTTTGATTCCTTTTTTACGAAGAATTTCTGCGATTTTGTGACGGGTATCTTCGCCTTTTTCAGGAGCAAATAAAATACCAAGGGCTGCGCCTACGGCTGCACCACCCAGAAAAGCTGCTAAAACATTCAATCCTTTCATAATGTATAATGTTTAAAATGATTATGATACAACAAATATAACATTTTTATGGAAAGGTTGTTCATGAAAATAGAAAAAAAGTGCTTTGTTTTATAATTCTTTTTTCTTTAGTGGTTTAATCTTATTTAACTGACTTTCGTAGCTAACCTTTGAAGGTTAAGGCGTACTTTTGTTTTCGAATATTGTAAATCAAAACATAATGGAAGCTAAGATTGTTTTTATAACCGGTGCCAGTAGCGGAATTGGAGAAGGTTGTGCCCGTAAATTTGCGAAGGAGGGATGGAATCTGATTCTGAATGCCCGTACCGTTTCGAAACTGGAAGAACTGAAAGCCGAACTGGAAGCGACGCATGGTGTACGGGTTTATGTATTGCCCTTTGATGTACGTGATCGGAAGCTGGCTACCGCCTCTTTGGAATCATTGCCCGAAGAATGGAAGGCGATTGATGTGTTGGTGAACAACGCCGGACTGGTGATCGGCGTGGATAAAGAATTCGAGGGTAACCTGGATGAATGGGATGTCATGATCGATACGAATATAAGAGGACTGCTGGCAATGACGCGTTTGGTGGTGCCCGGTATGGTAGAACGCGGGCGCGGACATATTATTAATATCGGCTCTATTGCCGGTGATGCCGCTTATCCGGGAGGTAGTGTGTATTGCGCAACGAAAGCTGCCGTGAAAGCTCTTTCAGATGGACTCCGGATCGATTTGGTGGATACTCCGTTGAGAGTGACGAACATCAAACCGGGAATGGTGGAGACGAACTTTACAGTGGTGCGTTACCGGGGAGATAAGGAAGCGGCTGATAATTTTTATAAAGGGATTCGTCCGTTGACAGGAGATGATATTGCGGAAACGGTTTATTTTGCCGCGTCGGCTCCTGCGCATATTCAGATTGCGGAGGTGCTTTTGATGCCTACTTATCAGGCAACGGGTACTATTTCGTATAAGAAAAAGCCGGAATAGACGTTTTTTTGACGGATTTCTTTGCCGGATGATAAAATTTCTATTATTTTGTTGCCCGAAACTAAATGTAATAGACGAGAATATTGAATTATTAATTAAAACAGAGTATAGGAATATGAAAAAATTAGTCGTATTAGGAATGGGAGTATGCTTGGTGCTAGCATTTGCATCTTGTAAATCCAGCGAAAGTGCCTATAAGAAAGCTTACGAAAAAGCGAAACAACAAGAATTGGCAGAACCGCAGGTGGAAGCTCCGGTAGAAGTAACTCCGGTGGTTGCAGCTCCTGTGACAACTACTAAAGTGGCAGATACATCCGGCGTTCGTCAGGAAAAGGTTACAGTGGTCTCCGGCAACGAAGGGTTGAAAGATTATAGCGTCGTAGCAGGTAGCTTTGGTGTGAAAGCAAATGCAGAAGGCCTGAAAGATTGGTTGGATGGACAGGGATATCACTCTACGATTGCATTTAATGCTGACAAGGCAATGTATCGTGTTATCGTAAACTCATTTGCTGATAAGGCTGCTGCAGCTGAAGCTCGCGACGCATTCAAGGCTAAATATCCGAACCGTTCGGATTTCCAGGGTGCTTGGTTGCTGTATCGCGTATATTGATTTCTTTTTGGTAATATATATTGGAAAGAACGAACGTTTTTTCCGAATAAGAAGGCGGTAACTGGGAAGTTACTGCTTTTTTATTGAAAATGAGTGACTTTTTTCGTTTAGATATTTTTATCTTTCTACTAAAAGAAGTTATAAATGATAGGAGGGAAACTTTTATAGCAAAGAAAGTTTTTACTTTTGTCAACTCTTAATTTGGAGAATGTATTGCCTGAATGTGAATAAGGCATTAATTATAGAGATTGAATGGAACAAAAATATGTAATGGCTGCTATCGACGCGGCTTTAAAAGCAGGTGAAAAGATTCTTTCTATTTATAATGATCCGGCATCGGACTTTGAAATAGAGAGGAAGGCTGATAACTCTCCGCTAACTATAGCAGACAGAAAAGCGCATGAAGCGATTGCGGCTATTCTGAATGATACTCCTTTTCCTGTTCTTAGTGAAGAAGGGAAGCATCTAGGGTATGAGACTCGGCGTGAGTGGGATTCTTTATGGATTGTAGATCCTCTGGATGGAACGAAGGAGTTTATCAAACGTAATGGAGAATTTACGGTAAATATCGCTTTGGTGCAGAATTCTGTACCTGTGTTCGGTGTTATTTATGTACCTGTGAAAAAAGAACTTTATTTCGGGATTGAAGGTGCAGGGGCGTATAAATGTTCCGGTATTGTCAGTTTGGAAGGTGACGGCGCGGCATTGGAAGAACTGATCGGGAAATCGGAACGGATACCTTTGAAGGAAGTGCGCGATCACCTGATTGTGGTTGCTTCACGTTCGCACCTGTCGCCTGAAACAGAATCATATATTGCAGATTTAAAGAAGAAACACGGCAGTGTGGAGTTGATTTCGAGTGGAAGTTCTATTAAAATCTGTCTGGTTGCTGAAGGAAAGGCTGATGTATATCCGCGTTTCGCTCCGACAATGGAGTGGGATACGGCCGCAGGGCATGCGATAGCCCGTGCCGCAGGGATGGAAGTATATCAGGCTGGAAAGGAAGAGCCTTTACGATATAATAAGGAGGATTTATTGAATCCGTGGTTTGTCGTTGAATCAAAAAGAGAACACCAAATAATGTTTATATGACATTTGAAATTGTATTTGTACTATTATCCCTATTAGGAATGGTAGCGGCTTTGGTAGCGGATAAGATGCGTCCGGGCATGATACTTTTTTCGGTAGTGGTTTTGTTTCTGTGTGCCGGTATCCTGACTCCTAAGGAGATGCTGGAAGGGTTTAGTAATAAAGGGATGATTACCGTTGCTCTGCTGTTTTTAGTGAGTGAAGGTATCCGTCAGTCGGGTACACTGGGGCAAGTGATAAAGAAGTTGCTTCCGCAGGGAAAGACGACGGTGTTTAAAGCACAGTTACGTATCTTACCTTCGGTGGCATTTATTTCTGCTTTTCTGAACAATACGCCTGTCGTGGTTATTTTTGCCCCGATTATCAAGCATTGGGCTAAATCGGTGAATCTCCCGGCTACGAAGTTCTTGATTCCTCTTTCTTATGTGACTATTTTGGGAGGTATCTGTACGTTGATCGGTACTTCTACCAACCTGGTGGTGCATGGAATGATATTGGAAGCCGGATTTGAAGGCTTCTCCATGTTCGAACTTGGAAAGGTGGGAATATTTATTGCTATTACCGGGATTATTTATATATTTCTTTTTTCCAAGCGTCTTTTGCCGGATGCACGTCCGGACACGGCTGTGCCGGATGAGGAGGTAGAGGAAGGAGAAAAGTTGCATCGGGTAGAGGCTGTTTTGGGTGCTCGTTTTCCTGGTATCAATAAAAAACTGAAGGATTTTAATTTCCAACGTCATTACGGTGCGGAGGTAAAAGAGATTAAAACACGTAACGGACAACGTTTTGTGTCGAATCTGGAGGATGTGGTACTTCACGAAGGAGATACGCTGGTAGTGATGGCTGATGATACATTTATCCCGACATGGGGTGAATCTTCTGTATTCGTTTTGTTGACGAACGGAAATGAACCGGATACTACCGGAAAGAAAAAACGGTGGTTTGCTTTGTTATTGTTGGTTCTGATGATTGTCGGCGCAACGGTGGGTGAACTTCCGGTAACAAAGGAGATGTTTCCGGATATCAAGTTGGATATGTTTTTCTTTGTGTCTATCACTACTATTATTATGGCATGGACAAATCTGTTCCCAGCCCGTAAATATACTAAATATATTTCGTGGGATATATTGATTACGATTGCTTGTGCTTTTGCTATCAGCAAAGCAATGGTGAACTCCGGTGTGGCGGATAGCGTTGCGAAGTTTATTATCGGATTGAGTGATGATTATGGTCCGTACGTATTGCTCGCGATGTTGTTTATCATTACGAATTTGTTTACGGAACTGATAACGAATAATGCTGCGGCTGCCTTGGCTTTCCCGCTGGCATTGTCGATTGCTTCGCAATTGGGAGTAAGCCCGACACCATTCTTTGTGGTGATTTGTATGGCTGCGTCTGCAAGTTTCTCAACGCCTATCGGTTATCAGACGAATCTGATTGTGCAAGGTATCGGCAACTATAAGTTTACGGATTTTGTACGTATCGGACTGCCACTTAAT
The Bacteroides luhongzhouii DNA segment above includes these coding regions:
- a CDS encoding WecB/TagA/CpsF family glycosyltransferase, encoding MIKLKELSIMESINQLKALPQGKLLINTINAHSYNTALKDPLFANALMKGDALIPDGASIVKVCKWLKMQSQPRERIAGWDLFVLEMNRLNEKGGRCMFMGSSENVLALIKQRAAVDYPNLEVVTYSPPYKPEFSQEDNAAIVAAINEANPDLLWIGMTAPKQEKWIYSNWQKLNIHCHVGTVGAVFDFYAGTTERAPLWWQQHSLEWLYRLIKEPKRMWRRYLIGNVLFLWNICKEI
- the rfbA gene encoding glucose-1-phosphate thymidylyltransferase RfbA; this encodes MKGIVLAGGSGTRLYPITKGISKQLIPIFDKPMIYYPISVLMLAGIREILIISTPHDLPGFKRLLGDGSDYGVRFEYAEQPSPDGLAQAFIIGEDFIGSDSVCLVLGDNIFHGNGFSTMLKEAVYMAEKEQKATVFGYWVSDPERYGVAEFDDEGNCLSIEEKPVLPKSNYAVVGLYFYPNRVVDVAKHIKPSARGELEITTVNQRFLEDSELKVQTLGRGFAWLDTGTHDSLSEASTFIEVIEKRQGLKVACLEGIAFRQGWIDADKMCELAQPMLKNQYGQYLLQVVEEVERTGKSNL
- a CDS encoding dTDP-glucose 4,6-dehydratase, which produces MNKRNIIITGGAGFIGSHVVRLFVNKYPDYHIINLDKLTYAGNLANLKDVENKPNYTFVKADICDFEMMLKIFKQYHIDGVIHLAAESHVDRSIRDPFTFARTNVLGTLSLLQAARLTWEYLPEGYEGKRFYHISTDEVYGALELTHPEGKSSDISAHEVYGDEFFKETTKYNPHSPYSASKAGSDHFVRAFHDTYGMPTIVTNCSNNYGPYQFPEKLIPLFINNIRHRKPLPVYGKGENVRDWLYVVDHARAIDVIFHKGKVADTYNIGGFNEWKNIDIIHVIIKTVDRLLGNPEGHSEELITYVMDRMGHDLRYAIDSTKLKNELGWEPSLQFEEGIEKTVQWYLDNQEWMDNITSGAYESYYEDMYKNR
- the rfbC gene encoding dTDP-4-dehydrorhamnose 3,5-epimerase, with the protein product MEVVKTNIEGVVIIEPRLFKDDRGYFFESFSQREFDEKVRPIKFVQDNESMSSYGVMRGLHFQTMPYSQSKLVRCVKGAVLDVAVDIRKGSPTYGQHVAVELTEENHRQFFIPRGFAHGFAVLSETAVFQYKCDNFYAPQHDGGISILDESLGICWRIPTGKAILSEKDTKHPLLKDFESPFLYGEDLYK
- a CDS encoding phage holin family protein, whose amino-acid sequence is MFADDKSIENFQQLFFEFKKYLELQKEYTKLELTEKLTILFSTLIMILVLIILGMVALFYLLFALAYILEPLVGGLMSSFAIIAGINVVLIALVIIFRKQLIISPMVNFLANLFLTDSNK
- a CDS encoding YtxH domain-containing protein, giving the protein MKGLNVLAAFLGGAAVGAALGILFAPEKGEDTRHKIAEILRKKGIKLNRSEMETLVDEIAAEMKGEIAE
- a CDS encoding SDR family oxidoreductase; amino-acid sequence: MEAKIVFITGASSGIGEGCARKFAKEGWNLILNARTVSKLEELKAELEATHGVRVYVLPFDVRDRKLATASLESLPEEWKAIDVLVNNAGLVIGVDKEFEGNLDEWDVMIDTNIRGLLAMTRLVVPGMVERGRGHIINIGSIAGDAAYPGGSVYCATKAAVKALSDGLRIDLVDTPLRVTNIKPGMVETNFTVVRYRGDKEAADNFYKGIRPLTGDDIAETVYFAASAPAHIQIAEVLLMPTYQATGTISYKKKPE
- a CDS encoding SPOR domain-containing protein codes for the protein MKKLVVLGMGVCLVLAFASCKSSESAYKKAYEKAKQQELAEPQVEAPVEVTPVVAAPVTTTKVADTSGVRQEKVTVVSGNEGLKDYSVVAGSFGVKANAEGLKDWLDGQGYHSTIAFNADKAMYRVIVNSFADKAAAAEARDAFKAKYPNRSDFQGAWLLYRVY
- the cysQ gene encoding 3'(2'),5'-bisphosphate nucleotidase CysQ encodes the protein MEQKYVMAAIDAALKAGEKILSIYNDPASDFEIERKADNSPLTIADRKAHEAIAAILNDTPFPVLSEEGKHLGYETRREWDSLWIVDPLDGTKEFIKRNGEFTVNIALVQNSVPVFGVIYVPVKKELYFGIEGAGAYKCSGIVSLEGDGAALEELIGKSERIPLKEVRDHLIVVASRSHLSPETESYIADLKKKHGSVELISSGSSIKICLVAEGKADVYPRFAPTMEWDTAAGHAIARAAGMEVYQAGKEEPLRYNKEDLLNPWFVVESKREHQIMFI
- a CDS encoding SLC13 family permease, which translates into the protein MTFEIVFVLLSLLGMVAALVADKMRPGMILFSVVVLFLCAGILTPKEMLEGFSNKGMITVALLFLVSEGIRQSGTLGQVIKKLLPQGKTTVFKAQLRILPSVAFISAFLNNTPVVVIFAPIIKHWAKSVNLPATKFLIPLSYVTILGGICTLIGTSTNLVVHGMILEAGFEGFSMFELGKVGIFIAITGIIYIFLFSKRLLPDARPDTAVPDEEVEEGEKLHRVEAVLGARFPGINKKLKDFNFQRHYGAEVKEIKTRNGQRFVSNLEDVVLHEGDTLVVMADDTFIPTWGESSVFVLLTNGNEPDTTGKKKRWFALLLLVLMIVGATVGELPVTKEMFPDIKLDMFFFVSITTIIMAWTNLFPARKYTKYISWDILITIACAFAISKAMVNSGVADSVAKFIIGLSDDYGPYVLLAMLFIITNLFTELITNNAAAALAFPLALSIASQLGVSPTPFFVVICMAASASFSTPIGYQTNLIVQGIGNYKFTDFVRIGLPLNIITFLISIILIPLIWNF